One genomic segment of bacterium includes these proteins:
- a CDS encoding sugar phosphate isomerase/epimerase, which produces MSCKLMIGVMLHLREGDPQAAVDKVKSLGLPSCQLGWPPNTALEVGQALQAAAQAAGVTVTTLWASLPGPAVWNFTEGPSTIGLVPDEWRPERVKALQAAAVMAGKIGIQSITTHCGFIPSWPGDRQYQETVAALKDVLAACTDSGVQFWYETGQETPITLLRTIQDVGYENQGINLDPANLLMYGNGNPVDALDVFGTWVRGVHAKDGEYPTGGEKLGVEKPMGEGRVNFPVLVPKLKSLGYCGALTIEREISGDKQVEDIQRAMAILEPLC; this is translated from the coding sequence ATGTCCTGCAAACTGATGATTGGCGTAATGCTACACCTGCGTGAGGGCGATCCGCAGGCAGCCGTGGACAAGGTCAAGTCGCTGGGCCTGCCGTCGTGCCAGCTCGGCTGGCCCCCGAACACGGCGCTCGAGGTCGGCCAGGCGCTCCAGGCCGCCGCCCAGGCCGCGGGGGTCACCGTGACGACGCTCTGGGCATCGCTGCCCGGCCCGGCGGTGTGGAACTTCACCGAGGGGCCGTCCACCATCGGCCTCGTCCCCGACGAATGGCGCCCCGAGCGCGTCAAGGCTCTCCAGGCCGCCGCCGTCATGGCCGGCAAGATCGGCATCCAGTCCATCACCACCCACTGCGGCTTCATCCCCTCGTGGCCCGGCGACCGCCAGTACCAGGAGACCGTGGCGGCCCTCAAGGACGTCCTGGCCGCCTGCACCGACAGCGGCGTGCAGTTCTGGTATGAGACCGGCCAGGAGACGCCCATCACGCTCCTGCGCACCATCCAGGACGTGGGTTACGAGAACCAGGGCATCAACCTGGACCCCGCCAACCTGCTGATGTACGGCAATGGCAACCCGGTGGACGCCCTGGATGTCTTTGGCACCTGGGTGCGCGGCGTGCACGCCAAGGACGGGGAGTACCCCACCGGCGGCGAGAAGCTGGGCGTGGAGAAGCCGATGGGCGAGGGCCGGGTGAACTTCCCGGTGCTGGTGCCCAAGCTCAAGAGCCTGGGCTACTGCGGGGCGCTGACCATCGAGCGCGAGATCAGCGGCGACAAGCAGGTCGAGGACATCCAGCGGGCGATGGCGATCCTCGAGCCGCTGTGCTGA
- a CDS encoding BlaI/MecI/CopY family transcriptional regulator, protein MKQSTQPNLPVFRPGGEGLEKMLGKLEAQVMEAVWGAAGPVCVDDVREALAAGGKDAAYTTIMTTLSRLYSKGLLAREQQGKAYYYTPRVSRRELTSGVTKQVIDSLLTTIAEPAMAYFVEALGADHPEKLDALADMIQRRKKTGKQR, encoded by the coding sequence ATGAAACAGAGCACTCAACCGAACCTGCCGGTCTTCCGTCCCGGCGGCGAAGGCCTGGAGAAGATGCTGGGCAAGCTGGAGGCGCAGGTGATGGAGGCCGTGTGGGGGGCAGCGGGCCCGGTGTGCGTGGATGACGTGCGCGAGGCTCTGGCCGCCGGCGGCAAGGACGCCGCCTACACCACCATCATGACGACCCTGAGCCGCCTGTACAGCAAGGGTCTGCTGGCCCGCGAGCAGCAGGGCAAGGCGTACTACTACACCCCCCGGGTCAGCCGCCGGGAACTCACCAGCGGCGTGACCAAGCAGGTCATTGACAGTCTGCTGACCACCATCGCCGAGCCGGCCATGGCGTACTTCGTCGAGGCGCTGGGCGCCGATCACCCCGAGAAGCTGGATGCCCTCGCCGACATGATCCAGCGCCGGAAGAAGACCGGCAAGCAGCGCTAG
- a CDS encoding DMP19 family protein, translating to MGLAERLQDAFDRGVNDDGASLPPEVVPFYLAWKFILDWEMGMLAGYFYNTLPDLAAVQAQGEALETVGLTDMAKILRKGLDLFRDYKDPEQPSTWGDVLAQYDPEGILAALDDEIMALDNYGIDS from the coding sequence GTGGGCCTAGCGGAACGGCTACAAGATGCCTTCGATCGTGGGGTCAATGACGACGGGGCCTCACTGCCGCCTGAGGTTGTTCCGTTCTATCTTGCGTGGAAGTTCATTCTCGACTGGGAAATGGGGATGCTTGCAGGCTACTTCTACAACACACTCCCGGATCTCGCTGCAGTGCAAGCACAGGGGGAGGCCCTGGAGACCGTCGGCCTGACGGACATGGCCAAGATACTCCGGAAGGGCCTCGACCTGTTCCGTGACTACAAAGATCCCGAGCAGCCGTCGACCTGGGGCGATGTGCTGGCGCAGTATGACCCAGAGGGTATCCTCGCGGCCCTTGACGATGAGATAATGGCCCTGGACAACTACGGCATAGATAGCTGA
- a CDS encoding PfkB family carbohydrate kinase: MIDSDRFLDILDRFPTVRLAVCGDFFLDKYLVIDPALNEPSLETGLDAFQVVSIRHSPGAAGTVTSNLAALQIGSIHAVGAIGDDGQGYELRQGLQRTGVDMTHLLVLEEIFTPTYTKPMVIQPDGSEQESHRLDLKNRRPLTEAVQERLLAELEAVLPEVQAVIIADQVAEEQLGVITPFMRDRVAELAAAHEDVIFFADSRANAGDFRNAIIKPNAREAAGIMGEPEPTGGEDARAALERVGRELARRNGRPVYITLGPDGMLVCRDEGATHVPGIPVTGPLDICGAGDSATAGIVSALCAGATVEEAALMGNLVASITVQQVGTTGTATPTEVLQRFIDTCAS, translated from the coding sequence ATGATTGACTCCGACCGCTTCCTCGATATCCTCGACCGCTTCCCCACCGTGCGGCTGGCGGTCTGCGGCGATTTCTTCCTGGACAAGTACCTCGTCATTGACCCGGCCCTCAACGAGCCCTCGCTGGAGACGGGCCTGGACGCCTTCCAGGTGGTGAGCATCCGCCATAGCCCCGGCGCCGCGGGCACGGTGACCTCGAACCTGGCCGCGCTGCAGATCGGCAGCATCCATGCAGTCGGCGCCATCGGCGACGACGGGCAGGGCTACGAGTTGCGCCAGGGCCTGCAGCGCACCGGCGTGGACATGACGCACCTGCTCGTGCTGGAGGAGATCTTCACTCCCACCTACACCAAGCCCATGGTCATCCAGCCCGATGGCAGCGAGCAAGAGAGCCACCGCCTGGACCTCAAGAACCGCCGGCCGCTGACCGAGGCAGTGCAGGAGCGCCTCCTGGCCGAGCTGGAGGCGGTCCTGCCGGAAGTGCAGGCCGTCATCATCGCCGATCAGGTGGCCGAGGAGCAACTGGGAGTCATCACGCCCTTCATGCGCGACCGGGTGGCCGAGCTGGCCGCGGCGCATGAGGACGTGATCTTCTTCGCCGACTCACGGGCGAACGCCGGCGACTTCCGCAACGCCATCATCAAGCCCAATGCCCGCGAGGCAGCGGGAATCATGGGCGAGCCGGAGCCCACGGGGGGCGAGGACGCGCGGGCCGCGCTGGAGCGTGTCGGACGCGAACTCGCCCGCCGCAACGGCCGGCCGGTTTACATCACCCTCGGTCCCGATGGCATGCTCGTGTGCCGGGACGAGGGAGCGACACACGTGCCGGGCATCCCGGTCACCGGCCCCTTGGACATCTGTGGCGCGGGCGACAGTGCCACCGCGGGCATCGTGTCGGCCCTGTGCGCCGGCGCCACGGTCGAGGAGGCCGCCTTGATGGGTAACCTCGTGGCCAGCATCACCGTCCAGCAGGTCGGCACGACCGGCACGGCCACCCCGACCGAGGTGCTGCAACGGTTCATTGACACGTGCGCTTCCTGA
- a CDS encoding M56 family metallopeptidase, producing MSVILAAALMFVSTSAAASLILLLPAVVAAESLPHAPLRLARRFWLIANAAPVAAGAIATVAGFLFLGGNIAADPHHAEILTRSHLCLRRVTELPDAPFRFHIYATVALGLVLFALVRLAWGLQSSLRAQALADRLADVAVPGEARVLPADSPEADCFSLGLTRPAIVVTDGLARALTAEELEAVLAHEQCHVTHGDLPVALLLRAVSDALIWLPTTHYFLYMARGIIERRCDEVAAAHTSRPALASALRKLADLKQARQVQLQGDLAPLRPTFPDHSHPRARLAALASEGYVSLALPLPVILGLEAALALAAVAWLADPLHDTLYCAAKSLLQVLQP from the coding sequence TTGTCTGTCATCCTGGCCGCCGCCCTGATGTTTGTCTCCACCAGCGCGGCGGCCAGTCTGATTCTCCTACTGCCTGCTGTAGTGGCCGCCGAGTCGCTCCCCCATGCCCCGCTGCGCCTGGCCCGCCGCTTCTGGCTGATCGCCAACGCGGCCCCGGTGGCCGCCGGGGCCATCGCCACCGTCGCCGGCTTTCTCTTCCTGGGCGGCAACATCGCCGCCGATCCCCACCATGCGGAGATCCTCACCCGCTCTCATCTATGCCTGCGCCGGGTGACCGAGCTGCCCGATGCCCCCTTCCGGTTCCACATCTATGCCACGGTGGCGCTGGGCCTCGTGCTCTTTGCGCTGGTGCGGCTCGCCTGGGGGCTGCAGTCATCGCTGCGCGCCCAGGCCCTGGCGGACCGCCTCGCCGACGTAGCGGTGCCGGGGGAGGCGCGGGTGCTGCCGGCGGACAGCCCCGAGGCGGACTGCTTCTCCCTGGGCCTCACCCGGCCGGCAATCGTCGTGACCGACGGGCTGGCCCGGGCTCTGACGGCCGAGGAACTGGAGGCCGTCCTGGCCCATGAGCAGTGCCATGTGACCCATGGGGACCTGCCCGTCGCGTTGCTGCTCCGGGCCGTCAGTGATGCCCTCATCTGGCTGCCCACCACGCACTACTTCCTCTACATGGCCCGGGGTATCATCGAGCGCCGGTGTGATGAGGTGGCGGCCGCGCACACCTCGCGTCCGGCCCTGGCCTCGGCCCTGCGGAAGCTCGCGGACCTCAAGCAGGCGCGGCAGGTCCAGCTGCAGGGCGACCTGGCGCCGCTGCGGCCCACCTTCCCCGACCACTCCCACCCCCGCGCCCGGCTGGCGGCCCTGGCGAGCGAGGGCTATGTCTCCCTGGCCCTGCCCCTCCCGGTCATCCTGGGCCTAGAAGCTGCGCTGGCCCTCGCGGCCGTGGCCTGGCTGGCCGACCCGCTGCACGACACCCTCTACTGTGCCGCCAAGTCGCTACTCCAGGTCCTGCAGCCGTAG
- a CDS encoding cysteine hydrolase, with protein sequence MAELDLKLRHYHFDFGEGQLWLEENTRAVESVRSFKPQEMALILVDCWDRHYLKSFLARSDQIIRECIVPLRDACHEIGITVVHAPSPAQAKRYPQWLQYAGDEELFSRQATSVPDWPPPGFRSRSGEYQQFAKQPGAVVQAWRVVEADQRRIAPELEPQDGEFVIATGRQLHRLLRHRKILHLLYAGFAANMCVLARDYGMRAMHHRGYNTILLRDCTTGIEAHDTVGAQALTRAAVLEAEMLLDFTADSQDLRAAIRRCLGPEAPDSQGGSGGTSVANGEFVRRLTGRVARK encoded by the coding sequence ATGGCGGAACTGGACCTCAAGCTGCGGCACTACCACTTCGACTTCGGTGAAGGCCAACTCTGGCTGGAGGAGAACACGCGCGCCGTCGAGAGCGTGCGGTCGTTCAAGCCCCAGGAGATGGCCCTGATCCTCGTAGACTGCTGGGACCGCCATTACCTCAAGAGCTTCCTGGCGCGCAGCGACCAGATCATCCGCGAGTGCATCGTCCCCCTCCGCGACGCGTGCCATGAGATCGGCATCACCGTCGTCCACGCTCCCTCGCCCGCACAGGCCAAGAGGTACCCGCAGTGGCTGCAGTACGCCGGCGATGAGGAGCTATTCAGCCGGCAGGCGACCTCCGTTCCCGACTGGCCGCCCCCGGGCTTCCGCAGCCGCAGTGGCGAGTACCAGCAGTTCGCCAAGCAGCCCGGCGCGGTCGTGCAGGCCTGGCGGGTCGTCGAGGCGGACCAGCGCCGCATCGCGCCGGAACTCGAGCCGCAGGACGGGGAGTTCGTGATCGCCACCGGGCGGCAACTGCACCGCCTGCTGCGCCACCGCAAGATTCTGCACCTGCTGTACGCCGGCTTCGCCGCCAACATGTGCGTCCTGGCCCGCGACTACGGCATGAGGGCCATGCACCACCGCGGCTACAACACCATCCTGCTGCGCGACTGCACCACCGGGATCGAGGCGCACGATACCGTCGGCGCACAGGCGCTGACCCGGGCGGCGGTCCTCGAAGCGGAAATGCTGCTGGACTTCACGGCCGACTCGCAGGACCTGCGGGCGGCCATCCGGCGCTGCCTGGGCCCCGAGGCCCCCGACAGTCAGGGCGGCAGCGGCGGCACCTCCGTGGCCAACGGCGAATTCGTCCGGCGCCTCACCGGGCGGGTCGCGCGAAAATAG
- a CDS encoding sigma-70 family RNA polymerase sigma factor, which produces MRALIAAAQTGCTRARAQLAAALRPRLASMARYYARRGNLDYDDLLQEAWCAVFEALPETRLHIGSPQEYLLRRARWAVLDYLKWSLRRQMAPLEDYQGEDERANTEAETVLRLAVDKLADTMTPMQQSVLDMLIAGESCTSAADRLGCTTANVSYHLGQVRRQMQGLFAEEAVPAT; this is translated from the coding sequence ATGAGAGCTTTGATCGCGGCGGCACAGACAGGTTGTACCAGGGCGAGGGCGCAACTGGCGGCAGCGTTGCGGCCCCGGCTGGCCTCGATGGCGCGGTACTACGCGCGACGCGGCAATCTCGACTATGATGATCTGCTGCAAGAGGCGTGGTGCGCGGTCTTCGAGGCCCTCCCCGAGACACGCCTGCACATCGGGTCGCCGCAGGAGTACCTGCTGCGCCGGGCCCGCTGGGCGGTCCTGGACTACCTGAAGTGGTCCCTGCGCCGCCAGATGGCGCCCCTGGAAGACTACCAGGGCGAGGACGAGCGGGCGAACACGGAGGCCGAGACGGTGCTGCGCCTGGCGGTGGACAAGCTGGCCGACACGATGACCCCGATGCAGCAGAGCGTCCTGGACATGCTGATCGCCGGCGAGAGCTGCACCAGCGCGGCCGACCGGCTGGGCTGCACCACGGCGAACGTCTCGTACCACCTGGGGCAGGTCCGGCGGCAGATGCAGGGTCTGTTCGCCGAAGAGGCCGTCCCGGCGACCTAG
- a CDS encoding Gfo/Idh/MocA family oxidoreductase yields MRTAIIGAGRVGGHHADALANFPDHPIAAFVDPNEEQARLMAERYGGEAYGDYRDMLDRCDCDAVVVGVPHCLHREVAIAALEAGKHVLLEKPMACSVAECDQIIAAQQRTGRKLMVGYTHHFMPTLRTAREIIQAGRLGHLVLGLDQMSYGQVEPESERKIKWLLRKDMAGGGTVMNNGSHSIGRLMWLTGQHVVAVYATCGNERPDLTHIDIELHTLGMLHLSGGATITLWQDAYGRRNLGRLELTGTDAALACDTSGPLTLYRDGQAEELQPGDFPPAWTAEWQEFIDCVEQDRDPSIGGAWGRRVVEVAQAMYQSSRTRQVVELPPPVGL; encoded by the coding sequence ATGCGCACTGCCATCATCGGCGCCGGCCGCGTCGGCGGCCACCATGCCGACGCCCTCGCCAACTTCCCGGACCATCCCATCGCCGCGTTCGTGGACCCCAACGAGGAGCAGGCCCGCCTCATGGCCGAGCGCTACGGGGGCGAGGCGTACGGCGACTACCGCGACATGCTCGACCGCTGCGACTGCGACGCCGTCGTCGTGGGCGTGCCGCACTGCTTGCACCGCGAAGTGGCCATCGCCGCGCTGGAGGCCGGCAAGCATGTGCTGCTGGAGAAGCCCATGGCCTGCTCGGTCGCGGAGTGTGATCAGATCATCGCCGCCCAGCAGCGGACCGGGCGCAAGCTGATGGTCGGCTACACGCACCACTTCATGCCCACGCTGCGCACGGCCCGTGAGATCATCCAGGCCGGGCGTCTGGGCCATCTCGTCCTGGGGCTGGACCAGATGTCGTATGGTCAGGTGGAGCCGGAGAGCGAGCGGAAGATCAAGTGGCTGCTGCGCAAGGACATGGCCGGCGGCGGCACGGTGATGAACAACGGCTCGCACAGCATCGGCCGCCTGATGTGGCTGACGGGCCAGCACGTCGTGGCCGTCTACGCCACCTGCGGCAACGAGCGGCCGGACCTGACCCACATTGACATCGAGCTGCACACGCTGGGGATGCTGCACCTGTCGGGCGGGGCCACGATCACGCTCTGGCAGGACGCCTACGGTCGGCGCAACCTCGGCCGCCTGGAGCTGACCGGCACTGACGCGGCGCTGGCGTGCGACACGTCCGGCCCGCTGACGCTCTACCGCGACGGGCAGGCGGAGGAGCTGCAGCCGGGGGACTTCCCGCCCGCGTGGACCGCCGAGTGGCAGGAGTTCATTGACTGCGTCGAGCAGGACCGCGACCCCTCTATCGGCGGCGCGTGGGGGCGGCGGGTGGTCGAGGTGGCGCAGGCGATGTACCAGTCCTCACGCACGCGCCAGGTCGTGGAGTTGCCCCCGCCGGTCGGGCTGTAG
- a CDS encoding heparinase II/III-family protein translates to MMTPLPLERLVAPATLLAWLLCLCVPAHAGGRALGLKHPVLDPGLDPAKTAEYERAAAPVMALTEAQMLAFVPAEHFTRFCHCPECFGGVDADHVFSWSVDRPEELKCRYCGFVWTAEGKYRETEVLEGKNSLGETVRYHYYNDEKHQTRHFFTLNIAMYKRNWLQGQMTALAQAHLATGKPEYARRVALILDRMAQVYPHLPVIRVGGIPRRVFEFAPSQQPPYTWDAGKWGWHYPGGELPAGVIEAYDMVYASPEFDRLSAERGYDVRERLEQDFLIPVFESVRANPKHIDNYVAYLGTAAKMGRVLNEPAWVHWAFGWIARNVNAGCFYDGMWHESASYHYMTTGGLRSCFNCVRGYSDPPGYTDATDGRHFENLNPEQELPFWARVQHAPEIVDFPNGCSPPVHDVWAGERRSAPREATASALLPGFGQASLGRGAGDHQMQALLHFSGAYGHNHLDTLSFQLWAKGREMLSDLGYTWSDIRAWNTSTISHNLVAVDGQDQTGRPSDGDLLAFFPGTGGVSAVEADGRRAYGRLPGVDCYQRLLVLVPVSAQDAYVVDLFRVRGGQVHDWLMHGDADEDMTAECSLPLTATTELTAPPAEAPSVKPSASYGMLRDLRSAPADGGFVTTFRYAAEATRGVRLHVAPPGSVSVFLGRSPSVRRTGTGTQADNRKIYDYWMPHLVVRRQSATGPLESAFASVLEPFAGEPCIQSVERLPLTDAPPGAVALRVRHGQTEDLILSTTQEPPFAAWEPTSGVRLRGRLALIRRVAGQPQGLWLFDGEEVAAGPMKLTQPAARYEGTMESATRQADGAPEDAFVTTADLPAGEALRGAWAIVTHAGGVTHGYPIDHVAKRDGKSVVVLNMDHGLRLAEGNTREVYFPQRTFEGPNTFAISLAASVGPATQPTP, encoded by the coding sequence ATGATGACGCCCCTACCCCTCGAGCGTCTCGTGGCACCGGCGACGCTGCTGGCCTGGCTGCTGTGCCTGTGCGTGCCGGCCCATGCCGGCGGGCGCGCCCTGGGCCTCAAGCACCCCGTCCTCGACCCTGGTCTGGACCCAGCCAAGACCGCCGAATACGAGCGGGCGGCCGCACCCGTGATGGCCCTGACCGAGGCGCAGATGCTCGCCTTCGTCCCGGCCGAGCACTTCACCCGCTTCTGCCATTGCCCCGAGTGCTTCGGCGGGGTGGATGCCGACCATGTGTTCAGTTGGAGCGTGGACCGGCCTGAGGAGCTGAAGTGCCGGTACTGCGGCTTCGTGTGGACCGCGGAGGGCAAGTACCGCGAGACCGAGGTGCTGGAGGGCAAGAACTCCCTGGGGGAGACGGTACGGTACCACTACTACAACGACGAGAAGCATCAGACGCGGCACTTCTTCACGCTCAACATCGCGATGTACAAGCGCAACTGGCTCCAGGGGCAGATGACGGCGCTGGCGCAGGCCCATCTGGCCACCGGCAAGCCCGAGTATGCCCGCCGCGTGGCCCTGATCCTCGACCGCATGGCGCAGGTCTACCCGCACCTGCCGGTCATCCGGGTGGGCGGCATCCCGCGCCGCGTGTTCGAGTTCGCCCCCTCGCAGCAGCCGCCGTACACCTGGGACGCGGGCAAGTGGGGGTGGCACTACCCGGGCGGCGAGTTGCCCGCGGGCGTCATCGAGGCCTACGACATGGTCTACGCCAGCCCCGAGTTCGACCGCCTTTCGGCCGAGCGGGGCTACGACGTACGCGAGCGCCTGGAGCAGGACTTCCTCATCCCCGTCTTCGAGTCCGTCCGCGCCAACCCCAAGCACATAGACAACTACGTGGCCTACCTGGGCACGGCGGCCAAGATGGGCCGGGTCCTCAACGAGCCCGCGTGGGTGCACTGGGCCTTCGGCTGGATCGCCCGGAACGTGAACGCCGGCTGCTTCTATGACGGCATGTGGCACGAATCGGCCTCGTATCACTACATGACCACCGGCGGCCTGCGTAGCTGCTTCAACTGCGTCCGGGGTTACTCCGACCCGCCCGGATATACCGATGCCACCGATGGCCGGCACTTCGAGAACCTGAACCCCGAGCAGGAGTTGCCCTTCTGGGCGCGGGTGCAGCACGCCCCGGAGATCGTGGACTTCCCCAACGGCTGCTCGCCGCCGGTGCATGATGTCTGGGCCGGGGAGCGCCGCTCAGCGCCGCGGGAGGCCACGGCCTCGGCGCTGCTGCCGGGGTTCGGCCAGGCCTCCCTGGGCCGTGGCGCGGGCGACCACCAGATGCAGGCCCTCCTGCACTTCTCCGGCGCCTACGGGCACAACCACCTCGACACCCTGAGCTTCCAGCTCTGGGCCAAGGGGCGCGAGATGCTGTCGGACCTCGGCTACACCTGGTCCGACATCCGCGCCTGGAACACCAGCACCATCAGCCACAACCTCGTCGCCGTGGACGGCCAGGACCAGACCGGACGGCCCTCCGACGGCGACCTGCTGGCGTTCTTCCCCGGCACCGGCGGCGTCAGCGCGGTCGAGGCCGACGGCCGGCGCGCCTACGGGCGTCTCCCGGGTGTGGACTGCTACCAGCGCCTGCTGGTGCTCGTACCCGTGTCCGCCCAGGACGCCTATGTGGTGGACCTGTTCCGCGTGCGCGGCGGGCAGGTGCATGACTGGCTGATGCACGGCGACGCCGATGAGGACATGACGGCCGAGTGCAGCCTCCCGCTGACGGCGACGACGGAGCTGACCGCGCCGCCGGCGGAAGCGCCGTCCGTGAAGCCATCGGCCTCCTACGGGATGCTGCGCGACCTGCGCTCGGCCCCGGCCGACGGCGGCTTCGTGACGACCTTCCGCTATGCCGCCGAGGCCACACGGGGCGTGCGCCTGCATGTCGCCCCACCCGGGTCGGTCAGCGTCTTTCTGGGCCGCAGCCCCTCCGTCCGCCGCACCGGCACGGGCACCCAGGCCGACAACCGCAAGATCTATGACTACTGGATGCCCCACCTCGTGGTGCGCCGCCAGAGCGCGACCGGCCCCCTGGAGTCGGCGTTCGCCAGTGTGCTCGAACCCTTCGCCGGGGAGCCCTGCATCCAGTCCGTCGAACGCCTCCCGCTGACGGACGCCCCGCCGGGCGCCGTGGCCCTGCGCGTCCGCCACGGGCAGACCGAGGACCTCATCCTCAGCACGACCCAGGAGCCGCCCTTCGCCGCCTGGGAGCCGACCTCGGGCGTACGGCTGCGCGGACGCCTCGCCCTCATCCGCCGTGTCGCCGGGCAGCCGCAGGGCCTGTGGCTCTTTGACGGGGAGGAGGTGGCGGCCGGCCCGATGAAGCTGACGCAGCCTGCCGCTCGCTACGAGGGGACCATGGAGAGCGCGACCCGACAGGCCGACGGCGCGCCTGAGGACGCCTTCGTCACGACCGCCGACCTGCCGGCGGGGGAGGCCCTGCGAGGCGCCTGGGCGATCGTCACCCATGCCGGCGGCGTCACCCACGGCTACCCGATTGACCATGTCGCGAAGCGCGACGGGAAGTCCGTCGTGGTGCTGAACATGGACCACGGCCTGCGACTGGCGGAAGGCAATACCCGAGAGGTATACTTCCCCCAGCGCACTTTTGAGGGGCCGAACACCTTCGCCATCTCGCTCGCGGCGTCCGTAGGACCGGCGACCCAGCCGACCCCATGA